One window from the genome of Microbulbifer sp. ALW1 encodes:
- a CDS encoding flagella basal body P-ring formation protein FlgA, translated as MQRAVSQGCTIRITPLKGYGKADIELSDLKLASDIEQPCRPGIRKVEVSGVDRRSKRVRKAFWVNVELFSPVLVANKTYWKGRSIPGYKTNVEKRWVDFEAVFRNPERNYLAKKKIRRGEILTSENTLQKKTIAAGDELILRSASGGIVVNLESVAISDADVGDTLQVVTLHNNQLNCGKLHNHEVAIRCTALRGSHVDDCRC; from the coding sequence ATGCAGCGAGCGGTATCACAGGGATGCACCATTCGGATCACGCCCTTGAAAGGATACGGAAAAGCGGATATCGAGCTCAGTGATTTGAAACTTGCTTCAGATATAGAGCAGCCATGTCGCCCGGGAATCCGAAAGGTAGAAGTTTCGGGTGTCGATAGGCGAAGTAAGCGGGTTCGAAAGGCCTTTTGGGTAAATGTTGAGCTGTTTTCTCCCGTTCTGGTCGCAAATAAGACTTACTGGAAAGGTAGATCGATCCCGGGGTACAAAACCAATGTTGAGAAACGTTGGGTGGATTTCGAAGCTGTATTTCGAAATCCGGAAAGAAACTATCTCGCCAAGAAAAAGATAAGACGTGGCGAGATATTAACGAGTGAAAACACGTTGCAGAAGAAAACGATTGCGGCTGGAGATGAGCTGATTCTTCGGTCAGCGTCCGGCGGGATTGTCGTGAATTTGGAGTCTGTAGCCATCTCTGATGCGGATGTTGGCGATACGCTTCAAGTGGTTACGCTACACAATAACCAGTTAAATTGCGGGAAATTGCATAATCATGAGGTTGCTATTCGTTGTACTGCTCTTCGTGGCAGCCATGTCGACGACTGCCGTTGCTGA
- a CDS encoding flagellar basal body P-ring protein FlgI produces the protein MGAEMVGAKLMRCFMRLMCVIAACISVSAAAITIEEVTRIEGIRDNQLVGYGLVVGLAGTGDSARNRATIQSVSNTLREFGVNTDRFNSASRNVAAVIVTATLPPFASRGDRIDVQVSSLGDARSLAGGTLFMTPLEGPDSRMHALAQGPVVTGGYNYSKFDTSLQKNHPTVGRVTKGAIVERNFNSEFIGEDGGVVLILNEPNFKMASDIASAITDRVSGAFAEPINPGKVLVSPSDAKGSSPFDVITRALALDIDMIERNRIVINEKTGTIVAGGDIEIGEATISHENIHVAITTVYDVSQPYSVGLFAGRRSRTGDIRTEVVPSTDITVSAEEHAPVTMRKGTKVDELLKHLSSIGVQTRDIISILQALKSAGAIQAEIVVE, from the coding sequence ATGGGTGCTGAGATGGTTGGGGCTAAATTAATGCGTTGTTTCATGCGACTGATGTGTGTGATTGCCGCTTGTATTTCCGTGTCGGCCGCTGCAATAACAATCGAAGAGGTGACGCGCATCGAAGGTATTCGAGATAACCAGTTGGTAGGTTATGGGCTGGTTGTCGGCCTCGCAGGAACCGGGGATTCTGCGAGAAATCGCGCAACGATACAAAGCGTTTCAAATACTCTCAGGGAGTTCGGCGTTAATACTGATCGGTTCAATTCTGCCTCGCGGAATGTCGCTGCAGTAATCGTAACGGCTACGTTACCGCCGTTCGCTTCGCGTGGAGATCGCATTGATGTTCAGGTTTCGTCGCTGGGCGATGCCCGTTCTCTGGCCGGCGGCACCCTCTTTATGACACCACTTGAAGGCCCGGATAGCCGGATGCATGCGCTAGCTCAGGGCCCAGTAGTGACTGGTGGTTACAACTACTCCAAATTCGATACTAGCTTGCAAAAGAATCACCCGACGGTAGGACGGGTGACAAAAGGAGCGATTGTAGAGCGAAATTTTAATTCAGAATTTATTGGTGAGGACGGAGGCGTTGTTCTTATTTTGAATGAACCGAACTTCAAAATGGCGAGTGATATCGCAAGTGCCATTACAGATCGCGTATCCGGTGCTTTTGCAGAGCCGATCAATCCAGGGAAAGTCCTTGTGTCGCCATCGGATGCTAAGGGCAGTTCTCCTTTCGATGTGATCACGCGCGCGCTAGCGTTAGACATTGACATGATTGAAAGGAATCGCATAGTCATTAACGAAAAAACAGGCACGATCGTAGCTGGTGGCGACATAGAGATCGGTGAGGCGACGATTTCCCATGAAAATATTCATGTAGCGATTACCACTGTGTATGACGTAAGTCAGCCATATTCTGTCGGTCTTTTCGCAGGACGTCGGTCGAGAACCGGAGATATTCGCACAGAGGTTGTCCCGAGCACTGATATTACTGTATCAGCAGAGGAACACGCGCCTGTGACGATGCGCAAAGGCACAAAGGTTGATGAGCTCTTGAAGCATCTCTCGAGTATTGGAGTTCAAACCCGAGACATCATTAGCATCCTGCAGGCACTGAAAAGCGCGGGTGCGATTCAAGCAGAAATAGTGGTGGAATAA
- a CDS encoding flagellar basal body L-ring protein FlgH encodes MSTTAVAEDLVNPDLYQGIAADKRAYQIGDTVTVYIAESAAAESSAFTDRERDLDFNGSAYDSVSDHQVGIGFDSQSRGAAVTSRRGALKGQLTARVIGYSDVGHLIVKGEQVIVINGEAQSLFIFGTLRPEDISRDNTIYSTRLMDAHIELVGDGVVGGAQRAGAITWVLRWLGLN; translated from the coding sequence ATGTCGACGACTGCCGTTGCTGAAGATTTGGTAAACCCTGATCTGTACCAGGGTATCGCTGCAGACAAGCGTGCGTATCAGATTGGAGATACGGTAACAGTCTATATCGCCGAGAGTGCCGCTGCCGAAAGCTCGGCGTTTACGGACCGGGAGAGAGATCTCGACTTTAACGGGTCAGCATATGATTCGGTCTCTGATCACCAAGTGGGTATTGGCTTCGATTCTCAGTCCCGCGGAGCGGCAGTTACCTCCCGCCGTGGCGCACTGAAAGGTCAGCTCACTGCCCGTGTGATTGGCTATAGCGACGTTGGTCACCTAATCGTTAAGGGAGAGCAAGTAATTGTGATTAACGGTGAGGCACAGTCATTGTTCATATTTGGCACCCTGCGTCCGGAAGATATATCTCGGGATAATACGATCTACTCAACGCGGCTGATGGATGCCCACATCGAATTAGTTGGCGACGGCGTAGTAGGTGGTGCGCAACGTGCAGGTGCAATTACATGGGTGCTGAGATGGTTGGGGCTAAATTAA